DNA from Triticum aestivum cultivar Chinese Spring chromosome 7D, IWGSC CS RefSeq v2.1, whole genome shotgun sequence:
tctccttccccccggcagatAGTAGTTTTTCTTTCCAACCACTAATTTTCTTAACAATACGTTCAATCAGAAATTTAAAGCAGTCTGTTTTATCAACGCCCACATTTGCTGGCAAGCCCAAGTATTTGTCATTCAGGGCCTCCGTCATTATATTGAGCGTTGTACACAAGTGTTCTCTGACCTCTACCTTTGTATTTGGGCTAAAGAAAATACTAGACTTTTCCACGCTTACCAGCTGTCCCGACGCCGCACAATATAAATCTAGTGCTGATTTCAGGGCCGCCGCATTATGTTGGTTGGCTTTCATCAAGATCAACGAGTCATCCACAAAGAGTAGATTAGTTACTGGTGGGGCGTCTCTACAGACTTTAACTCCTGATATGTTCCCGTTCTCCTTAGCATGTGAGAGCAAGGCATTCAACCCTTCTGTGCACAGCGAGAATAGGTATGGTGATAGCGGGTCCCCCTGTCTCAACCCTCGACTAGGCTTAAAACTCTCACTTTCATCTGCATTTATCCTTACTTTGTATTCTACTATTGTGACGCACTGCATAATCAAATTAACCCACTCTCGTCGGAAACCCAATTTCCGCATAATCTCCTTCAGAAAAGCCCACTAGACTCTATCGTAGGCTTTGTGCATGTcaagttttatagcacacaagcccTCTTTACCCTCTCTTTTATTCTTGATTGTGTGAAAACATTCGTAGGCCACTAAAATATTATCCGTTATCAATCTACCTGGTACAAAAGCACTCTGTGTTGGACTAATAATTTCTGGTAGAAGGGTCTTCAATCGAGAGGCCAgcatttttgcaattattttgtatACCACATTACATAAGCTGATCGGCCTAAATTGGGATACCTTTTCTGGTGTGTTAATCTTAGGAATCATCACGATTGTAGTATCATTCCAAACATTCGGGATAGTACATGTGTTGATTGCTTTCAGAACCTCCTCAATTAGGTCTTCCCCTAGCATGGGCCAGAACCTTTTATAGAAGATAGCGTGGAGTCCATCTGGTCCTGGAGCTTTCAAGTCCCCAATATCAAATAAAGCCTTGCGAACATCTTCCACGGTATAAGGAGCAAGTAGAGCATTGTTCATTTCGTTTGATACTCTCTTACGCACAAGTGATAAAACTTCTTGATTCGGATGCTGAACTTCCGATGTGAAAAGCTTTGTGAAATATTCAGTTATGTGATTCGTCAAATCCTTTTCTGTTATTTACAGACTCATCTAATAGTTTCTTTATATTATTTCTTTTTTTTCCTAGCCGTGGCAGCATTATGGAAAAAAGACGTATTACGATCCCCGTGCATCAACCAGTTCGCCCGTCCTCTTTGTAACCAGAAAATTTCCTCTTGATCCAAGATATTTTCAGTTAGCACAATAATTTCCTTCTGACGACCTTGAGACTCCGTATTTAATGGACCCCGCCTTAGTCTCTTCAATTCTTTTTTTAATTTCCTAATTCTCACCTTTGGTCCCTTTAGAGTTTCCCGGTCCCAGGTATGTAGATCGGCATGTACTGCTCTCGTACGATCAGCAAGTGACGGTCCAATACCTACAAGTCTTGCTTTCTCCCAAGATGCCTTAACAATTTCAGTGACCGTCTCTTCCTTCAACCACCTCGCCTCAAACTGTTTAACCCGCCCCTCTGGTCGTTTAAAGATCTTTTCATCCAAGTAATCTGTATCCAGTACGATTGGGCGGTGGTCAGAATGAACATGATCTTCGTTGATTACTGCCGCTCGTGGAAATTTGTTTGCCCACGCTATATTACAGACCCCCCCCGATCAAGACGTTCACGTATTTCGCCTCTCCTCCAAGTGAACAGGTCACCCATATTGGCAAGGTCATCCAGCCCACAATCCATTAGGCATTCACGAAATTCTCTCATCATACCAAGTGGTCTAGCCATACCACCCTCTTTTTCCGACGGGTATAAAATTTCATTAAAGTCCCCCAAAATAACCTAGGGGTGATTGCCCTTATTATATAGATTGTGAATATCGTCCCAAGAAAGATGGCGCTCATTCCATTTCGGATGACCATAGAAAACCGTGAACCGCCACTGAACCACTTCCTCATTCATAAAAACAATATCAATAAAGTGGGGCGAAACATAGTTCAACTCAATTTTATTCGACTTATGATAAAACAAAACTAGGCCACCGGCCTTACCATCGctttccactacaaactacatgtGGACCTAGACTAACCATGTTATAAAAGGTAGATGAAGTAGCATAGATCAAACGTGAGAGTAGCACCTACAATTGTTGCAAACTTGAAGAGAAGAGGGGATAGAGACAAAGCAAGTCGATTACCATGTTTCTGATGTGGCCTTTGGATGGGAGCCAAATAGCATCCCGTGGGATTGAGAGACGCGGGGAATTTGTTGTGTGCGACTTGGTGTTGACTTTCTTCTCCTTAGCCATTGTTGTTCTATCCTAGGCTGAgtgtagcctctgtttagatgttcaATTTTGTACAGCGAAGGGTATTACTGAGTGAGAAGAGTGCGTCCAAGCGATCTCCCCAAAATATAGTACTCCCTCGCAGCGGCGGACctacacaatcaaaactaggtgggCTGATACAAAGGAAGGCTTAATATTTTTCTCCCATTGCCCCATTTAttctcaacaaggcactgtatgttTCTATGGATTGGGCAAGCCATGGCACATTTTTCTAACATGTAGCTCTGCCAATgttcccttcgtttttatttacttcACATATTGTTGCTAAAAAGGaaatttacttcgcatattagctttggcctaagtcaaattttataatgTTTGACCAAGTCTATCGAAAACAATCTAAACTTTCACAATAAAAAAAGTATGATGTGAAAATATATTGAATGATCATTCTAATGTGTTGATTTGATATTGTGAACATTAATTTATTTTTTGTATAGACTTGATCAATGTTTAGAAAgtttgacccgagacaaagctaatatgctaagtaaataaaaacaaagagaGTACTCCTGCTAGCTAGTGCCGCCACTTACTGTGAAGGATCCCTACTAAAGAGTTTGTGTTTAACTTACGGAAAACTATTCTAGAATTGGTAGTTTGTAGGTTAAACCATCACTTATGATAGAGTTCTTTCAGTGATGTATTTACTATACATAAACTCTTACCAAACTCCATCCTCATTTGATACGAAAGTACATTTCATGATGAACCTAATGGTATTGAATTGATATTGTAGTTATTGGTAATTTTTTTATAAACTTTATCAAAATTCAAAAGTTTGACTGAAGACTAATATGCATATTTAGACATGGATGGGGTACTAACTAGGCGAGTCTGAAATATTAAAACAAACGTTGAAAAAAGTTGCCTTGAATTCTTCATAAACATCACTCGCTACCTCTTCATGTTGCTGTGTTGATACTTAATAAAGCTCAGCAGTTCTACACCAAAACCTGGAACATCTAGCATTGCAGAGCTGCAGAACAATGGCATTACCAGTCTCATCTAGCATACCATGACAGTCTTATATAGTTTGCCTAGCTAGCTTGGAACAAGGTACGAGCATAAGCTTAGCACAGAGCCCGCCAAAATATCAGCTCCTGAACCTAGGGGGTGCAACGCACTGTTGTCGAGCATTAGGCGGCGAACGAACAAAAGCATCAAAATATCGAGTCTTCATTGCTAGGGTGGCTCAGCTGGTGAGCGCTGAGAGCATGCCACCACCGCTCTTCGAGGCCAGCACCACCTCCCAGCCAGGTCCTTTCAGGGGGACGAGAGGTGCGGAATTAGCAGCCGCTGCAGGGCCGGTGAGGTCGCTGCGGTCCATCACCTTCAGAAGGTCCTTGTCGCTGATATCTGTCTGGATCATCCTGTCTTCCTCGCCCTGCTCGTCCCTCAGCAGCGCTAGCAGCTCAGCCTCCTGCAATTCTCAACATTGAAAAACCACATCAGCAATCATTCCCAGTGTTTGATAATCACGGGAAAAAAAGAAGGTTAACAGCTTTTACGTCTAGGGCATTAGGTTTTGCGGCATCTTGTTGAAACTGCCCCTTCCCAATCACAACATGCTCTAGCTTCAGCTTTCCAAAAGCTCTCTTGATAATCCGACCCTGTGACAATGAGGAGATGAGCCCTGATGCCACAAAAATTAGCCAAGAGTCTGAAGATCATCCCCTAGACATACCTCAACAGAATTCGATGTTGCCAGCCGATAAACATGAACTGGTTTTGTTTGACCAATGCGGTGGCATCGATCCATAGCCTGTAAATCCATCTGAGGGTTCTGCAAAACAGAGCAAAGATTCAGCATGCCACAGCTACGAAAGCTAAACTGAAGGCAAGCATTGTACCAACGACACCTACAAACTCTCCAGATAGACAGAAAATTACCCAGTCACTGTCATACAGGATGCAAGTATCAGCAGAAGTAAGGTTGATACCAAGCCCACCAGCACGTGTGCTTAGAATGAAGACGTTCAGACCACTGTTCAAGTCATTAAACTCCGCTATCTGCCGCAGGGAAACAAATAGTGAGATGGCAACATCTATAGACAGCCTTCAATTATCTAAGGGAAAAGGATTAGCATGTAACAAAAAGCAATATAAAGGAACATGTTATTGTTTAGAGCACTGGTTCCACAATAACCAGCCAGGCCCATTTAACACAAGGGTTCATAAAACCATTGAATCCACAGTTTCTTTCCCCACAAGTTTGCGGTCTGGCTGGTTTGGGAGGGATGTTAAACTCCATCCAGCTTTGAGACCTAGTAGCTGCAAATTAAGTATTTTTCCTTTCAACAAGATATCTAATCCAAGTTTTAAAGTAGTTATGTCCGAatatgtttttatttatttatattcttTTAACTAACACACATTTGCTAAACCGCCTTAGAATAGGGTAATGAAACACCATCCAGTGCGATACGGACAAGCTGCCAAATTACTCCGAGTTTTCTTCCTTCTGATGAGATACCTAACACAGGTTTCTAACGCAGGATGTATGGTTGTAGCAAATTTTTCCCTAATTACAGTAAATTTAGGAACAACCATGCAAATTAATACCAGTACATGGGAACCAATTCAGGGGTGTGTGTCCTAAACTCATGTTTATGCTACCACACATGTGCCCAATGTGGATGTTAAATTAACATGCCCATAGGATAACATATATGTGTCCAAAACTGCTCATGGAAAAGAATTATATCAACACCATTTCATCAAGCTAGATGCAAAATTATTCATGTGCGCAAATACGAAAGGTGTGCGCATGCGCAATGCATAAATATAAAGGAGCATCGTGCAATTCCTCAGGATCTTGATTGTTACTTGCATCCATAGCATAAGGCTGCCGAATACGGATATCAATCATATATGGACAAGGATCGTACTATGGAATGTAGAAACAAGAATATGATTGTTTAGATTCTCTGTTGTTAGGTGTGTTTCCCACCTATTTAAACAGGGCTGCCACGTCTATTATAGCCATGCCAAGAATCAATCTAAGCTAGCATAGCCTTCTTTCTTAGCATAGTTAGTGGTAGTTATCTCAGTATGTACAAGGATACGTATGATAGATGATGTCCAGTAAACTAGTAATAAATTGGCAGACTACCACATTACCTGCTTCCTCCTATCTTCCAGCTTAACATTACCATCAATTCGGCAAACCTTCAGACCTTTTGTATCCAAATAATAGTCAAGGATGTCCAAAACTTTTGTCCACTGCGAAAATATAAGGACCTACAAACATATCAATTGAACTATATGTCAGGTCCGAAAATTACAATCATGAACAATGTGCTTGCACGTGCCCAACCTTGTGATTTCGTTTGAGTAGAGCATCCAGTAACCTATCCAACAGCTGAAATTTGCCACATTGTTCGAGAAGCTTTTCAACAGGTGGATAGAAGTCTGCAAACAAAATGAATAACAATGTggataaaagaaaataaatcaaacaGAGCGATGAAACTAGCATATGTTCAATGAGCAATGATACACACAGCTTGTGTCGAATGCAGCATCCAAAAGATCAGGGTGGCCACAATTTTTCCTGAGCTGAATGAGTAGATTATTTAGCTTTGTCTTGATGCCAGGTCTCCGCAAAACTACAATATAGCAAAAACTTGTCACATTCATATGTTATTTACTTATGGGCAGATTGGACAATAAGTACGCATGCATGAAGACATGCATGAGATGAGCCTACACATGCATACCAATATCTGTGTTCTCATGTAAGTAGTTGTCAAATGTCCTCTCAACCAAGTGATTCTGGATTTGTTTCTGATGTTCAGTCATGTTAGCATAAATGATTATCTCTTTCTTTCGTGGAAGCATGTGTTCTACATCCTCCTTCATCCGCCTTAGAAGGAATGGACGCAAAATGGCATGAAGTTTTGAGACAACAAGGACTCTCTTGTTCTCATCAGTTTCTTCCTGTTGTTCGCCGTCTCCCTTCCCAGAAAAATCAAACCTGTAAGAATAAGAATGCCATCAGATCGACAGAGGCAAAATGATAGAGATATCCATGAAGTACTCAACAATAACTTCACCATCTTTACGACAAAAGagtcaaaaaaaatttagggtatCAAATCCATCCGAATAGTTCAAGTGTCCATATTTCATTATTCATCGGTATATAACTAAGCAAACATAACATATCAACAGGTAACATAAATAAGAGAAGCTACAAGATAAAAATCAGCTAATATTTAATAGACAAATTGATAGGCATGGCATATCAGTGTCTGATACACAACATAAATCAGGAAGAATTGTCATGACAAGTGTTTTCTATTACTAGTGTTCTTAAAGTCTACATGTCCCAAATTTACAATTAAGAACAACTGCATACAGAGCTATATACCCACAAGTGGCTGATACACAGTGAGATGGCTGCTCAGGCACATGATAATATCAGCCAGAGAGCCCTCCCTGGCAGTGCCCACTGTGGCCAATGGTAATCCCTCATTTTCGGGGAGTTACCCATGTGGAGTGCAATTGTTCTGGCCTGTAACATTCGAAACAGGGCTGCATTGCCACCTTTGGATAAACCATTTCTATATTCTTTCTAGTAAATGGGTAATGCCCCTGCCAGGTTACTCAAAAACCAAGATGTTTCTAGAGTTGTATGAATAATAAATTACTAGGATTACACCATATATTTGTTGACTACAATATGCGCTCTTAAAGACCAAACATTATAACTTTAAGGAACCTGACAAATGGCATAACTCCTGAGTAGAACAGACAGACATATTATCTCCGAAATTAGATTCATACATCAATTGACTATCAATACAACATCTAGCCAATGACAGAGCAAACTATCTGAAAGCTAGACAAATGGTACATTGGATGATTCAGGTAGCTTATCTAATTATAATCAATATAAGGCAAAAAAAAAGGGCACAAGAATGGCTTCCAGGATATGGAGACTATGGAGAAAAATGGCATGCACAGAAATTACATAAAGTAAAGGGGCAGACAGCAGTGCAGGTGTTAGTTCAGCAGATCATACCATGACTCAAACTCCTGATGGGATGAGAATATATCAGGCAAAATGAAGTTCAGTAGTGACCACAGCTCTGCTAGGTTATTCTGAAGAGGTGTCCCAGTCAAAAGGAGCTTATTCTCCATCGGAATGCGCCTTAGCTCCCTCAATAATTTACAATTCGTATTTTTCAACCGATGCCCCTGGAAAAAGAAATATCAAACTGACATGTAAATACATAGGGACGGGGGAGAAACATACAAGGACAAAGATACGGAGCAGATGAAATTCCATTACCTCATCGACAACAACATACTTCCACTGGTAATTAGCAAGAAGTTTTGCATCAAACATGGCCATCTCAAATGAAGTGATTATTATCGGAAAATCAGGGCCAACTTTTTTGGGCATGAATTTCCTCCTTAGCTCTGCCCGAGCCACTTTATCTCCATGATAAATCAGACCAATCAAAGATGGAGCAAACCTGAAATCAAGAACTCCACATAAGACAGCAAACTAAGAACAGATACAGTGAAAGACAACCATGGATACTTTACCTTGATAACTCATTTAACCAGTTTGACAGAGTGGAAAGGGGAGCAATAACCATGTACGGACCGTCCATACCATTTCCTTTGAGATGGGCAAGAAATCCAATTGTCTGGATTGTTTTCCCAAGGCCCATTTGATCAGCTAGTATTCCATTTAGGCCGTTTTGCCACAGCGATATTAACCACTTAATACCCTTTATCTGGTAAGATTTCAACTTTCCTCCAGTCAATAATGGAACAAGACTGGCTTGCTCTTtttcccacctttcttcttcagtgAGAGTACTATCATCAGCAGTACGGTCTTCAGGCGATCTTGTAAGCATGGCTGCAACTGCTGTCTTAGCCTTCTTCTGAACAATATTTATTTACCATAGTCAGAAGCAGCAGAAGGTTAACATAATGTCTGACCAGAGAAAATGACCAATGATCCATCTTGAGGAAAAAATTAACAAGACATTCACAATTATAGAACTATTAGATCCCATGGACATCAACGAGTCCAGACAAATCAAAGTAACGCTGATCTTATTCTAGTGTGTAGACAGCAGTAGCTATACTCCAACAAAACTCAAACAACACCTTTAACTAAGACGTGTGTAGTACACATACACTAGAAGGATGCTAGTAGTGTACAATAACAGATCAAGTGGCCTCCCCAGAATTATTCAAGCAAAATCCTCTGAGCAGGTAATACAGACGAACTGCAGCGCATCGACAGTATATGACAACCAAACATTTGCATAATCTGGAAGAGACCCACCGTAACATATTCACGAATCCAGGAAGACAATGTATGAAATCAGAACTCACATCATTGTACTTTGGCTTAGCCTTTGCTTTCCTCTTTCTGCCGCGCCCTTTCTTCTGCTCTTCCACAGGCTCCTCCTCATCTTTAACTTCAACAGCTTTCTGTAACACCACAAATGTCGACAAAGAAGAAGAGGAATTAAAATAACTATCAGGAAGTAGTGATCGAGAAACCGAACAGCGAGAGACATAGCCAGCATACATCTGTGATCTGCTCCATCCTCTCAAGCAGGAATTCAGAAAAGAGCTGTGTCTTTGTCAGCAGCTCGTCCAACTTGCTGAACCGCTCATTCGGATCAAAAGCCTTCCGAGCTTCTCTCTTCCTGGCCTCCTCCTCTTGCTCTGCCTTGAGCCGGGCCTGGTACagctcctcttcctccttggccaTCACCTCCATGACGAGGAGGCCCGCGTCGCCGTCCTCTCTGACGGAGTTCAGTAACTGATCTTCAGTGGCCTCCAGCTTCGAATCGCCGGCGCTTCTCTCGTCCTTAGCCTCGGACATTGTCTGATCTCGCGCAAAATAATCGCATCAGGGTAAAAGATCGAAATTTCTTTTTCAAGAAACAAAGGGACGAAATCGCTCGAAAACCTAATCGGACGAAATTCAAACATCGCGCCCAACCAAAGGAAGCGGAGTCGATCTATCTAGAGAATGTGAAACGGAAGGTGTCAGGAATATACATCACCTCGTCCTCCAGGACGGATACAGGGgagccggcgtcggcggcggcggccgtgacggcggtggtggtggcggcggcggcattcgCCACGGCGACCACCATCTTGGCTGGCctcgacggcgacgggcggcgaggcCGGCGATGGCCGAAGGAGCCGAGGCGGCGGGGGCAGGGGGCAGCGCCTcgggtggtggtgggggtgggaAGACGAAACGAaaggggcggcggcgcagagtgGGTGCGAACCGGCGGAGGCAATAGGTCCTTTTGAAGGTGGGTCGGCACTCGGCAGCGCGTGCATTTCAAAAAGACTTTTTTTTGGAAAGTATTTCAAAATGATTGCTACGATAATCCACCTGCCAAAATTAGTACAGTAGATTGGTAATCAGCTGCGTTTCCTTCCATATGAAAAGTATGAAATGATTTGAAATGGTTCATAACTTCATATAGGAATATATGGATGAACGGGCATCAAATCTGAAAGGTACTCCCTCTTGTCACTACCGTGAAAAGGCTTATAGGTGGGCTCAAATTAGTGACAGACATGACTTAGACCCGCCACTGTTATTTTAGAAAAGTTGCAGTGGCGGGCCCTGGATCACACCCGCCTCACGTA
Protein-coding regions in this window:
- the LOC123166388 gene encoding ATP-dependent DNA helicase DDM1 translates to MVVAVANAAAATTTAVTAAAADAGSPVSVLEDETMSEAKDERSAGDSKLEATEDQLLNSVREDGDAGLLVMEVMAKEEEELYQARLKAEQEEEARKREARKAFDPNERFSKLDELLTKTQLFSEFLLERMEQITDKAVEVKDEEEPVEEQKKGRGRKRKAKAKPKYNDKKAKTAVAAMLTRSPEDRTADDSTLTEEERWEKEQASLVPLLTGGKLKSYQIKGIKWLISLWQNGLNGILADQMGLGKTIQTIGFLAHLKGNGMDGPYMVIAPLSTLSNWLNELSRFAPSLIGLIYHGDKVARAELRRKFMPKKVGPDFPIIITSFEMAMFDAKLLANYQWKYVVVDEGHRLKNTNCKLLRELRRIPMENKLLLTGTPLQNNLAELWSLLNFILPDIFSSHQEFESWFDFSGKGDGEQQEETDENKRVLVVSKLHAILRPFLLRRMKEDVEHMLPRKKEIIIYANMTEHQKQIQNHLVERTFDNYLHENTDIVLRRPGIKTKLNNLLIQLRKNCGHPDLLDAAFDTSYFYPPVEKLLEQCGKFQLLDRLLDALLKRNHKVLIFSQWTKVLDILDYYLDTKGLKVCRIDGNVKLEDRRKQIAEFNDLNSGLNVFILSTRAGGLGINLTSADTCILYDSDWNPQMDLQAMDRCHRIGQTKPVHVYRLATSNSVEGRIIKRAFGKLKLEHVVIGKGQFQQDAAKPNALDEAELLALLRDEQGEEDRMIQTDISDKDLLKVMDRSDLTGPAAAANSAPLVPLKGPGWEVVLASKSGGGMLSALTS